Within the Ochrobactrum sp. Marseille-Q0166 genome, the region ACAGCGTGCCCTTCTCGCAGGCACAGCAATTCTCTTTTCGGCGGCTCTCGTCGGATGCAACACTGCATCCACGCTAAACCCGTCCGAAACGATCACAGAGGGTTACGTGCTTGATCAGGAAGCGCTCGATTCGGTGCCTGTTGGCTCCAGTCGTGAGCAGGTTCTTCTGGCTCTTGGTACGCCATCAACTACCGCAACCTTTGATAATGAAGTGTTCTATTACATTTCACAAAAGCGCTACCGTGCAGTGCAATTCATGAAACCCAAGATTGTTGATCGTCATATCCTTGCGGTTTACTTCGACAAGGATGGCAAAGTTCATCATATTGCGAACTACGGTCTGCAAGACGGCAAGATCTTCGATTTTGTATCGCGCACCACGCCAACCGGCGGCAAGGATCAGACCTTCATCGGCCA harbors:
- a CDS encoding outer membrane protein assembly factor BamE, coding for MLQRIFPSARKQRALLAGTAILFSAALVGCNTASTLNPSETITEGYVLDQEALDSVPVGSSREQVLLALGTPSTTATFDNEVFYYISQKRYRAVQFMKPKIVDRHILAVYFDKDGKVHHIANYGLQDGKIFDFVSRTTPTGGKDQTFIGQIIQGVAKAPTSLPGGMGGNN